A window of Pyrus communis chromosome 3, drPyrComm1.1, whole genome shotgun sequence genomic DNA:
TTGCCAGTTGCTTGAATCACACTCCAAGCTAAGTTCAAAGCATGGATTTGATAGTACCTACAGTTACCTCCATCAGCTTCTTCATAATTCTTCCTCTGTTTATGTTAAGCGCCGGGCTTTTGAATCGATGGTTGGGGGCTTATGCGCGATGGATCGACCACAGGAAGCAGACATTTTGATTGAGGAAATGATGGTTAAGGGACTCAAACCATCGGTTTTCGAGTTCAGATCTGTAGTTTATGGGTATGGAAGATTAGGACTTTTTGAAGAAATGCTGAAAGTTGTGGAGAACATGGAGGACCAAGGGCTTGCTGTTGATACAATCTGTTCGAATATGGTTCTTTCGTCATATGGAGCTTATAGTGAGCTGGCTGCAATGGTTCTGTGGCTccgaaaaatgaaaattttgaggcTTCCTTTCTCTATTAGGACTTACAATTCAGTCTTGAATTCGTGCCCTACGATCATGGCAATGCTGCAAGATCCGAAGGATGTTCCGTGTTCGATTGAAGAACTCAATGGGGTTTTGAATGGTGATGAGGGTTTGGTGGTTAAAGAGTTGGTTGGATCAACGGTTTTGGAGGAGGTGATGGTGTGGGAGTCTTTGGAGGCTAAGTTGGATTTGCATGGTTTGCATTTGGGTTCGGCTTACTTGATAATGTTAGAGTGGTTTGAGGGAATGAGACACAGGTTTAACTGTGGGGAATGTGTGATCCCGGCAGAGGTTGTCATCGTTTGCGGGTTGGGGAAGCATAGCAGTGTTAGAGGGGAGTCGCCGGTTAAAGGTCTGGTTAAGGTGATGATGCATCGGATGGGAAGTCCGATGAGAATCGACAGGAAGAATGT
This region includes:
- the LOC137730291 gene encoding pentatricopeptide repeat-containing protein At2g17033 — encoded protein: MLSPSLMETLGGIGSGQLSFSIASPWKHHQPRPTPPLASYVQCELTKQGQRFLTKLAANARDPKFTNKLISKFLSSSPKSIALSTLSYLLSPDSTPPHLSPLAFPLYSKITEESWFEWNPKLVASLVALLDKQGLHSQSEALISETISKLGSRERELALFHCQLLESHSKLSSKHGFDSTYSYLHQLLHNSSSVYVKRRAFESMVGGLCAMDRPQEADILIEEMMVKGLKPSVFEFRSVVYGYGRLGLFEEMLKVVENMEDQGLAVDTICSNMVLSSYGAYSELAAMVLWLRKMKILRLPFSIRTYNSVLNSCPTIMAMLQDPKDVPCSIEELNGVLNGDEGLVVKELVGSTVLEEVMVWESLEAKLDLHGLHLGSAYLIMLEWFEGMRHRFNCGECVIPAEVVIVCGLGKHSSVRGESPVKGLVKVMMHRMGSPMRIDRKNVGCFIAKGRAVKDWLFASD